GGTGGAAGATGGCACAGCGGGTTCCTGCTGCTGCATTGCGTAGGTTTTTGACGTAAATGGTTTCGCCTTCGGTAATCAACTGGCGATCATCGCGTGAGGCGAGGATATACGGCGCATTCTTAATCGTTGCCTCATCTAGCACCCGTGGCCACAGCATGAATTCCGCCAAGGTTGAAATGGGTTCGCCTTGCCCACGACGGTCAACGCGAATGCGCGGTTGCAATTTATCGCCGTTTGCGCCGTTGGCATAATCGAAGGTCAAGACATCGCCGGGGTAAAGCTGATGCGGGTTGGCAATGCGTTGGTTCTTGTCCCAGATTTCCGGCCAATGCCAAGGCGTGTTCAGGAATTTACGCGCAATGCGCCATAAGGTATCACCTTTTTTGACCACATAGCTGTTGGGTGCGGCGGGGTTGACGATAATGTTACCGGAATCAACGGCATCACTTGATTGCGAGGTCACTTGCCCATAATACTTGTCGTAAGGGTCTGCACCCCCGCGCGGGGTTGTAGTGGTTGCGCCGCAGCCGCTAAGCACAAGGGTCGCCCCGATGCTAAGGCACAGGGTGTTTAAGAAAAAAGCAGAAGAATGCCGCATGGTGGTATCCTTGTCGTTATTATGGGTTGGATGTGCAGGTTATAATAAACTATGGCTTGGGAAACATTCAGAACTTTTAGATTTTCGGTATTTACAATGGCACAACTAGAGATTTTACACCATCCAGACCCGCGTTTGCGCAAGAAAGCCGCGCCGGTTGCCCAGGTTGACGCGAGCATCCAACAGATTGTGGATGATATGTTTGAAACCATGTACGCCAACCAAGGCATTGGCTTGGCGGCAACGCAGGTCAACATTCATCAGCGCATTATCACCTTGGATATTTCGGAAACGAAAACGGAGCGGCTGTGCCTGATCAACCCGGAAATTTTGCACAAAGAAGGCAAAATCGAACACGAGGAAGGCTGTCTCTCGGTTCCCGATTACTACGAAAAAGTGACCCGTGCCGAACGCATCCGGTTACGCGCCCTGACCCGCGAAGGTGAAGTGCTGGAGCAAGACTTCGATGAGTTGCTGGCGATTTGTATCCAACACGAAATCGACCATTTGGATGGCAAATTATTCGTCGACTACCTCTCCACCCTCAAGCAACAACGCGCCCGCAAAGTGGTGCAAAAGTGGGAAAAAGAACAGGCTAAATTGGCAGAACGCCGCGCTGCTGCCGCCAAAGCGATCATCGCATGAGGGTCGTGTACGCGGGAACGCCCGAATTTGCTGTCCCTGCCTTGCAGGCATTGTTAGCGGCGGGGCATGACGTGGTGGCGGTGTATTGCCAACCTGACCGTCCGTCGGGGCGGGGGCGCAAGCTCACCTTTGGTCCGGTGAAACAGGTCGCGGTCGCCGCTGGTATTCCGGTGGAACAGCCGCTTTCCCTGAAACCGCCCGAAGCGCAGCAAACCCTGCGTGATTACGCCCCCGATGTGATGATCGTAGCGGCGTATGGCTTGATTTTGCCGCAAGCGGCACTGGACATTCCGCGTTACGGTTGCCTCAATATCCACGGGTCGCTATTGCCGCGCTGGCGCGGGGCAGCACCGATTCAACGCGCGATTCAGGCGGGTGATACCGAAACCGGTGTCACCATTATGCAAATGGCAGCAGGCTTGGATACCGGCGATATGTTGTACAAAACCGTTTGCCCGATTACCCCGCAAGATGGCGGGCAAAGCATCCACGACAAACTGGCGGAACAGGGCGCAACTGCATTGTTGCATACGTTGGAATTGCTGGCAGCAGGCAAGCTGCAACCCGAAGTGCAAGACGACGCACTCGCCAATTACGCCCATAAACTTACCAAGGCAGAAGCGCAAATCGACTGGACACAAGCAGCGGCAGTGATTGACCGTACCATCCGTGCGTTTGATGCGTATCCGGTGGCGTTTACCTTGTATGAGGGACAGCCGTTGCGGTTGTTTGCGTCTTCTGTAAAAGAAACCCCTCCTAACCTCCCCTTATCAGGGGATGGACAAGAAGACGTCCTATCTTTTCTTCGCTCCTCCCCTGATAAGGGGAGGCTGGGAGGGGTTTCTTCTCCCGGCACGGTCATTGCCGAAAGCAAATCCGGCGTCGATATTGCCACGGGTGATGGGGTCGTGCGCATCCTCAGCTTGCAACTCCCCGGTGGCAAACGCTTAACCGCCGAGCAATTCCTCAACGGGCGTTCGTTGCTAGGAGTGCAATTGTGAGCGCCCGTGCGACAGCGGCGTTGTGCTTACAACGAGTGATTTATGAGGGCGAATCCCTTACCGAGGTGTTGCAAGACCGCACAATTGCGACGCTCAATCCGCAAGATCAGGCGTTGTTACGCGACATGTGTTTCGGCACCTTGCGCTGGCACGAGCGTTTAAGCGCTATCCTCAAAAAACTGGTGAAGAAAGCGTTAAAAGCGGCGGATAAGGATGTGGAATGCCTGTTACGCATTGGGCTGTACCAGCTCATTTACCAGCGCAAACCTGACCACGCCGCCGTCAACGAAACGGTTAAAGCCACCAAAAAACTCAAAAAAGACTGGGCGGGCAAACTGGTGAATGGCGTGTTACGCACCTTTATCCGCCAGCAAGCCGAATTGTTGGTGCAAGCGGATAGTACTGTCACGGCACGTTACGCTTGCCCCGACTGGCTACTTAAACGCCTGCAAATCGCGTGGCCGGACGACTGGGCAGACATTCTCAGCGCCAGCAATACGCACGCGCCGATGACCTTGCGAGTCAATCAACGGATGCAAACCACGGCGGCGTATCAAGCCTTGCTGCAAGAGGCGGGCATTGCGGCGGAGCTTGTCCCCGCAGTGGATAGCGCCTTGATCTTGCAAACCCCCGTCGGTGTCGAACAACTCCCTGGCTTTTTCAGTGGCACGGTGTCGGTGCAAGATGCCGCTGCGCAACTCGCCGCACAATTGCTGGATTGCCAAGCCGGAATGCGCGTTTTGGATGCGTGCGCTGCTCCCGGTGGCAAAACCAGCCACTTGCTGGAGCGCACTGACGGCTTGCACTTAATTTTCAATCACAAGGTTTAAACCACCGGCTTTAGCCGGTCAGCTTTAGCTGCGATAATGCGCTGTATGAACGAAGCGAGGTGCAGCATGGATTACCGCTATGGCAGTCACACGGTCTATCAGATTGAGTATCACTTTGTTTGGGTGACGAAATACCGTTACAAGGTGTTGACGGGAGAAGTAGCGCAGCGTGTGCGTGAGCTTGTTCGGCAGACTTGCGAGGCATTTGAGATCAGGATAGTCAAAGGCGTGGTGAGCAAAGACCATGTGCATATCTTGGTGAGTTGCCCGCCGGAACTAGCACCGAGTGAAATCATGCGTCGGATCAAGGGAAGGACATCCAGTCGGCTGTTTGAGGAGTTCCCCCATGTGAAGAAACGTTACTGGGGAAGGCATTTTTGGGCACGCGGGTATTTCTGCGCCACCGTGGGTCAAATGACGGAAGA
The window above is part of the Thiothrix winogradskyi genome. Proteins encoded here:
- a CDS encoding LysM peptidoglycan-binding domain-containing protein, with the translated sequence MRHSSAFFLNTLCLSIGATLVLSGCGATTTTPRGGADPYDKYYGQVTSQSSDAVDSGNIIVNPAAPNSYVVKKGDTLWRIARKFLNTPWHWPEIWDKNQRIANPHQLYPGDVLTFDYANGANGDKLQPRIRVDRRGQGEPISTLAEFMLWPRVLDEATIKNAPYILASRDDRQLITEGETIYVKNLRNAAAGTRCAIFHPNKVLHDPRTGQLLGYEVTYGGYSRVERVDNTSTATVVDAKREIRKGDRLLAPIDDVAYLNGVIHAPRTKIRGDIISLFDAEAISGNHMIAVINKGQRDRIEVGHTLGVYAQGKYVVDVVESCKAKSGAVCSQLPPEKVANLVVYKVTDRVSYGLIMDATREVKDGDKVGNP
- a CDS encoding transcription antitermination factor NusB, which translates into the protein MSARATAALCLQRVIYEGESLTEVLQDRTIATLNPQDQALLRDMCFGTLRWHERLSAILKKLVKKALKAADKDVECLLRIGLYQLIYQRKPDHAAVNETVKATKKLKKDWAGKLVNGVLRTFIRQQAELLVQADSTVTARYACPDWLLKRLQIAWPDDWADILSASNTHAPMTLRVNQRMQTTAAYQALLQEAGIAAELVPAVDSALILQTPVGVEQLPGFFSGTVSVQDAAAQLAAQLLDCQAGMRVLDACAAPGGKTSHLLERTDGLHLIFNHKV
- the fmt gene encoding methionyl-tRNA formyltransferase — its product is MRVVYAGTPEFAVPALQALLAAGHDVVAVYCQPDRPSGRGRKLTFGPVKQVAVAAGIPVEQPLSLKPPEAQQTLRDYAPDVMIVAAYGLILPQAALDIPRYGCLNIHGSLLPRWRGAAPIQRAIQAGDTETGVTIMQMAAGLDTGDMLYKTVCPITPQDGGQSIHDKLAEQGATALLHTLELLAAGKLQPEVQDDALANYAHKLTKAEAQIDWTQAAAVIDRTIRAFDAYPVAFTLYEGQPLRLFASSVKETPPNLPLSGDGQEDVLSFLRSSPDKGRLGGVSSPGTVIAESKSGVDIATGDGVVRILSLQLPGGKRLTAEQFLNGRSLLGVQL
- the tnpA gene encoding IS200/IS605 family transposase is translated as MDYRYGSHTVYQIEYHFVWVTKYRYKVLTGEVAQRVRELVRQTCEAFEIRIVKGVVSKDHVHILVSCPPELAPSEIMRRIKGRTSSRLFEEFPHVKKRYWGRHFWARGYFCATVGQMTEEMIKQYLEHHFEPNPNDHFKMEPE
- the def gene encoding peptide deformylase produces the protein MAQLEILHHPDPRLRKKAAPVAQVDASIQQIVDDMFETMYANQGIGLAATQVNIHQRIITLDISETKTERLCLINPEILHKEGKIEHEEGCLSVPDYYEKVTRAERIRLRALTREGEVLEQDFDELLAICIQHEIDHLDGKLFVDYLSTLKQQRARKVVQKWEKEQAKLAERRAAAAKAIIA